Within the Desulfatibacillum aliphaticivorans DSM 15576 genome, the region GGACTGAGATATTCCCCAGAACCGTGTAGCGGCAGGCCCCTGTGCCTGCCCAATTGCGAGGATACCTCGCAACTACGGGCGGGGAAACCCCGCAACTACGGCAAAACGGTTTCGAACCAGACTTCTCGTCCGCCTGATATCCTCGATTTCAGCGATCCTTTCGGGTCGCCCCTTGTGTTGCTAGCGCAACCCGGGCAGCAAACTACGCTGCCCGGGCCACCCCCAAAAAAAGCAGGGCAAGCCCTGTTTTCGGGCGAGGAGACCTCGCAACTACGTCAGGGCTGCAAAACTCCCCAAAACTGTGTTGCGGCAGGCCCCTGTGCCTGCCCAATGCATCGTTAACCGATGCGCTTGAAACCAAGCCATCGGTCTTGGGTAGCCCCGGCAGAGCCGTATCCTGCCGGGGTCGCAACGCGACATGTAGTAAAACCATTCAGGCGGCAAAAATCCTATTCGTCGGATTGAACAGGAATTTTACTGCGAGGGAACCGCGCAACAACCGGGGGCGGCAAGCAGCGCCCCTACGACTCCCACCGCATGGGGACGTCGATGTCCTTGTAAACCCGCATGGCGGCGTCTTTCAGGGCCTCCGCTTCCACGGATCCGGGGAACACGGTCACGTCAACGCCGGCCAGGGTCAGTTTTTCTATAACCTTTTCCAACAACACCGGAGAAAGGCACATCCTGCCGGTCAATACGATCTGCTCCACAGGCTCCGGGTAAAAATCCGACAAACGCGCCAGAATCTGCGACGCAATGCCGGACGCCATGGCGCTCAGGACGGCCGCCACGTCCGGGTCGTTCGCCCGATCCTGAATTTGCCGCAAATCGTGCGCTCCCAGGTGACTGTACAGTCCGCCCACGGCGCTGAAGATTTTTTTCACCATGGCTTTTTCAAGGCCGGCGTAGCAAAGTTCGATCACGGCTTCCGCCGGGATATCGCCCGCCCTGGACGGTCCCATGGGACCGTCGAAAATGGCGTTTTCCACGTTGATGCATTTGCCTTTGGCATGGCTCCCGATGGATACCCCCGAACCTAAATGGGCCACGATCAGGTTGAGATCCTGCACCCGTTTGTTGGCCAGATCCGCATACATCCGGGCGGCCTGACGCTGGGACAAGGCGTGCCAAATAGGCGTTTTTTCTATGCCTTTGATGCCGGTCAGACGGTTTTCAGGCGTCAACTCGTCGATGGTGGGGCAATCCACGATAAAGGCCGGGGTTTTTCCCTGCCCGGAAAGCTCCCAGGCCATGAAAGCGCCCAGGTTGGAGGGGTGATCCTCCACGGCGCCGTTTTCCAGGGCTGTGAGCATGGCCTGGCTAATCCGATAGGTCCCCGCCTGGGGATTGGGCAGCATGCCGCCCCGGGACATGATCATGGCCGCGCGGCACGGGTCGATTTCGTGCTTTTCCAAGGTGCGCCGCACCGCCGCCAGCCTGGCACTGGCTTCTTCAACCATGGAAGCGCCGGAGTGTGCGCCGGACTTGTCATGCTCGATCACCACGTTCAACACCGGGGCGTCGCCGTCAAATACAGCCACCTGGGTGGATACGGAGCCGGGGTTGATGGTCACGATTCTGGGGCTTGGGAAGAGCGGCGAAGTCCGCACCAACGGCTTTGTTGCTTTGATCCTTGTGAGCAAAAGCAGCTTGGCGCCCCGGATTACCTGCAGCACGCTGGACCCCCTGGAATAATCCAGGACTTGGCCGTCCATGCCGCCCATGATCAGGGAGCTTTGGGCCTCGGGATACTGGGTGTTGAACAGGTGGTACAGCATGTTGCCTTCGTCCAGGCTGGGGACGATGAGCACATTGGCTTTACCCGCGCTTTCGAATTCGTCCAGCCTGTTTTTTAGCTTCACCTGGGCGGCTTCCCGGGACACGGCCACGGAGATTTGCAGTTCGCCCGTGATAGCAATGTCCTTGTAGGCCGGGTCCGATTCTTTGAGGGCCGCCATTTTTTGGGCGGCCAGGGGTTCCGCCTGGCGTATGGCTTCCACGGACGGTCCCTGGCCGCTTCCCTTGGTGGAGTAGGAGATCATGGCGCCGTTCACCCCGGAGAGAACTGTTGCCGGAAAAATGTCCCGGAGGGTTTTACAGGCGCCCACGGCAATGTCGGATAACTGTTCAGGCGACGGTTTTAAATTAAGGGCCACGTCGGCGAACATAACTACATTATTTTCCCACAAGGGATTTTCTTCGTCGGGCAGGCAGAACAGGCCCATTTCAAAGGCCGTGCCCGAAGACTTGATCAAACGCAGGCAGGGGGCCAAAAAGTCCTTGGTGGAATTAGCCACGCCGCCCAAACAGGCGTCGGCGTATCCCAGGCGAACCAGCATGGCGCCAAAGAACACGGGATTGAGAATTTTCTCCCTGGCTTCCATGGAGGTGAATTCCCACTTGCGGCCCTTGGAGGCTTCCTGCAAGGTCATAGCCAGCTCTTCCTTCAAGTCGCTCTGGGCCGGATTCACGATTTGCACCTGGGAGAAAA harbors:
- a CDS encoding butyrate kinase, producing the protein MIDLDKLVDEQLNGMLSAPDAVKPVIVFPEANDPRIISAASGLINQARVVLIGEAAEIRSLCDYKSAELYCPRDRFFSQVQIVNPAQSDLKEELAMTLQEASKGRKWEFTSMEAREKILNPVFFGAMLVRLGYADACLGGVANSTKDFLAPCLRLIKSSGTAFEMGLFCLPDEENPLWENNVVMFADVALNLKPSPEQLSDIAVGACKTLRDIFPATVLSGVNGAMISYSTKGSGQGPSVEAIRQAEPLAAQKMAALKESDPAYKDIAITGELQISVAVSREAAQVKLKNRLDEFESAGKANVLIVPSLDEGNMLYHLFNTQYPEAQSSLIMGGMDGQVLDYSRGSSVLQVIRGAKLLLLTRIKATKPLVRTSPLFPSPRIVTINPGSVSTQVAVFDGDAPVLNVVIEHDKSGAHSGASMVEEASARLAAVRRTLEKHEIDPCRAAMIMSRGGMLPNPQAGTYRISQAMLTALENGAVEDHPSNLGAFMAWELSGQGKTPAFIVDCPTIDELTPENRLTGIKGIEKTPIWHALSQRQAARMYADLANKRVQDLNLIVAHLGSGVSIGSHAKGKCINVENAIFDGPMGPSRAGDIPAEAVIELCYAGLEKAMVKKIFSAVGGLYSHLGAHDLRQIQDRANDPDVAAVLSAMASGIASQILARLSDFYPEPVEQIVLTGRMCLSPVLLEKVIEKLTLAGVDVTVFPGSVEAEALKDAAMRVYKDIDVPMRWES